From Jeotgalibaca dankookensis, one genomic window encodes:
- a CDS encoding DUF937 domain-containing protein, whose product MGLFDNVSNLVSLFVDDKKTPETKNLANRADVSSFDFGKVASLGLPAILKGIQRNSQDEAGLDSLNNALDQHQDVQKYQSVEELSQNVDPQEGDKILGHVFKDKDSIIDRIADSVGMSPAAVKRVLVLLAPVVLKYLADQKKSKNLDKQQLQKETSSIADSVTQTMADSSHGGILKSLLGGLSSPD is encoded by the coding sequence ATGGGACTATTTGATAATGTAAGTAATCTAGTGAGTTTATTTGTAGATGATAAAAAAACACCAGAAACGAAAAACCTGGCTAATCGTGCTGATGTGAGTTCATTTGACTTTGGAAAAGTCGCTTCGCTAGGACTACCAGCTATATTAAAAGGGATTCAACGTAACTCGCAAGATGAAGCGGGGTTAGACTCATTGAATAATGCCTTAGACCAACATCAAGATGTACAAAAATATCAATCGGTTGAAGAACTGTCGCAAAACGTTGATCCACAAGAAGGCGACAAGATTCTGGGTCATGTTTTTAAGGATAAAGACTCAATTATTGATCGAATTGCGGATTCAGTCGGCATGTCACCAGCTGCCGTTAAACGGGTATTAGTCTTATTAGCGCCAGTTGTCTTGAAATACCTTGCTGACCAAAAAAAGAGTAAAAACTTAGACAAGCAACAGCTTCAAAAAGAAACATCCAGTATTGCCGATTCGGTTACCCAAACGATGGCTGATTCGAGTCATGGTGGTATTTTAAAATCTTTGTTAGGTGGTTTAAGCTCTCCTGATTAA
- a CDS encoding GMP reductase produces MKIFDYEDVQLIPNKSIVQSRSECDTSVEFGGRRFKMPIVPANMQTILDESLAEQLAANGYFYIMHRFDEAARLPFIQSMHEKDLFASISLGIKETEFDFVRELVEKNAIPEYTTIDVAHGHSDQVIKMIKHVKEIMPETFLIAGNVGTPEGVRELENAGADATKVGIGPGKVCTTKIKTGFGTGGWQLSAVSWCSKAARKPMIADGGVRTNGDIAKSVRFGASMVMIGSLFAGHDESPGGIKEINGQKYKEYFGSASEYQKGERKNVEGKRILTPYHGPLMDTLTEMQQDLQSSISYAGGKDVAAIRKCDYVLVKNSIYNGDSSNQTIIEAGRSTYGEGDTIL; encoded by the coding sequence ATGAAAATATTTGATTACGAAGACGTTCAGTTAATACCCAATAAGAGTATTGTACAGAGCCGTTCAGAATGCGACACCTCAGTAGAATTTGGTGGACGTCGTTTTAAGATGCCCATCGTTCCAGCAAATATGCAAACGATTCTCGATGAATCCTTAGCTGAGCAACTCGCTGCCAATGGTTACTTCTATATTATGCATCGTTTTGATGAGGCGGCACGTCTGCCATTTATACAAAGCATGCACGAAAAAGATTTATTTGCTTCCATTAGTTTAGGTATTAAGGAAACGGAATTTGATTTTGTTCGTGAATTAGTAGAAAAGAATGCGATTCCTGAATACACAACGATTGATGTGGCACATGGCCATTCGGATCAAGTCATTAAAATGATTAAACACGTAAAAGAAATTATGCCCGAAACTTTCTTGATTGCCGGTAATGTTGGTACCCCAGAAGGTGTTCGTGAACTTGAAAATGCCGGAGCAGATGCCACAAAAGTTGGAATTGGCCCTGGTAAAGTATGTACCACTAAAATTAAAACCGGTTTTGGTACCGGTGGCTGGCAACTGTCAGCAGTTAGCTGGTGTTCAAAGGCAGCTCGAAAACCAATGATTGCGGACGGTGGTGTTCGAACAAACGGTGACATTGCAAAATCGGTTCGTTTCGGTGCTAGCATGGTTATGATTGGTTCACTCTTTGCCGGTCACGATGAATCACCAGGTGGCATTAAAGAAATCAACGGGCAAAAATATAAAGAATACTTCGGTAGTGCCTCTGAATATCAAAAAGGCGAACGTAAAAACGTCGAAGGTAAACGCATTTTAACGCCTTACCATGGTCCTTTGATGGATACTTTAACTGAAATGCAACAAGACCTACAGTCATCCATTTCTTATGCAGGTGGTAAAGATGTTGCGGCTATTCGTAAGTGTGATTACGTTTTAGTGAAGAACTCTATCTATAACGGAGATAGCTCCAATCAAACGATTATCGAAGCCGGTCGTTCAACTTACGGCGAAGGCGACACAATTTTATAA
- a CDS encoding PH domain-containing protein, whose translation MEYPLLPKQMPETIQSVWRKTALLTTMTFILIGIAFTGFLVWLDALEGLWFWLIVGYFGLVAIGLAISLALVPYRYHYYRFEVTPEDLAFQKGFIFRSITYVPMNRIQHVETEQGPFLRKEGLMEIVIHTAATSHRIAGLKIDEAMTLREQIVALVKVAKEDV comes from the coding sequence ATGGAATACCCCTTACTACCTAAGCAAATGCCGGAGACGATTCAGTCGGTCTGGCGTAAAACAGCTCTTTTAACAACAATGACTTTTATTTTAATTGGCATTGCTTTTACTGGTTTTTTAGTGTGGTTGGATGCACTAGAAGGTCTTTGGTTTTGGTTGATTGTCGGTTATTTTGGACTCGTTGCGATTGGACTGGCAATATCTTTAGCACTGGTTCCTTACCGCTACCACTATTACCGCTTTGAGGTGACACCAGAAGATTTGGCCTTTCAAAAAGGTTTTATTTTCCGTTCTATTACTTATGTTCCCATGAACCGGATTCAACATGTGGAAACCGAACAAGGGCCCTTTTTGCGGAAGGAAGGTTTGATGGAAATTGTTATCCATACCGCGGCAACGAGTCATCGAATTGCTGGGTTAAAGATAGATGAAGCAATGACCTTGCGGGAACAAATTGTTGCTTTAGTGAAGGTGGCGAAAGAAGATGTCTGA
- a CDS encoding GtrA family protein, whose product MNQWYHKYRQAIQYLLFGVLTTLVNIVVFFLLEKMLPYLMANAIAIVVAILFAFYTNKRFVFQSISETKKEHIDELIRFVGFRLFSGLLDMMSMWILIGIFKSDTSLAKILTQILVFVLNYVFSKFFVFKNVSS is encoded by the coding sequence ATGAATCAGTGGTACCATAAATATCGCCAAGCCATCCAATATTTGCTATTTGGAGTGCTGACGACGCTAGTAAATATAGTTGTTTTCTTTTTACTAGAAAAGATGCTTCCGTATTTAATGGCTAACGCTATTGCCATTGTGGTTGCGATTCTTTTTGCCTTTTATACGAATAAAAGATTTGTTTTCCAATCAATTAGCGAAACTAAAAAGGAACATATAGACGAACTGATTCGTTTTGTGGGATTTCGACTTTTTTCTGGTTTATTAGATATGATGAGTATGTGGATTTTAATTGGCATCTTTAAAAGTGACACTAGTCTCGCCAAAATCTTAACCCAGATTCTAGTTTTCGTCTTAAATTATGTATTTAGCAAATTTTTTGTATTCAAAAACGTATCTTCCTGA
- the galT gene encoding UDP-glucose--hexose-1-phosphate uridylyltransferase — translation MARVEQAIVDLLTFGLEKGYIDPLDLILKQNQLLDLLGKDSLEIGIAPTYPLPEAKTLLPLFLDYAVSQELVDDSVADRAIFSAKIMAIITPDPSVINREFWLHYQTDPIDATDYFYQLSQDNDYIQTEAIAKNIAFNYQSDYGNLEVTINLSKPEKDPKAIAAALMAKESSYPLCQLCLENEGYAGTLTHPARFNHRIVRFPMLGETWGFQYSPYAYYEEHCIFLASKHRPMQIEKKTFENLFGIVDQFPHYFVGSNADLPIVGGSILSHDHYQGGRHTFAMEKADILFNFEVTGFETVSFGIVNWPMSVIRIQSDDKEALTEAAVHILEKWRGYSDASVSIEAFSDGKPHNTVTPIARRQGAAFVCDIVLRNNRTTAEYPDGIFHPHQDVQHIKKENIGLIEVMGLAILPPRLKDELIEVKKYLAGRPHEIASIHQPWADTITVTDEDYQGTVEKAVGQVFQRVLEDAGVYKMTEQGLSAFKRFVDSL, via the coding sequence ATGGCGCGTGTCGAGCAGGCAATTGTTGATTTGCTAACCTTTGGATTAGAAAAAGGTTATATTGACCCACTGGACCTTATTTTAAAACAAAACCAACTGTTGGATTTATTAGGAAAAGATAGTTTAGAAATAGGTATAGCCCCTACTTATCCTCTACCAGAAGCCAAGACTCTTTTACCACTTTTCTTAGATTATGCTGTTTCTCAGGAATTGGTTGATGACAGTGTGGCTGACCGTGCGATTTTTAGTGCTAAGATAATGGCGATTATTACGCCCGACCCTTCGGTTATAAACCGTGAATTCTGGTTGCACTATCAAACGGATCCCATTGATGCAACGGACTATTTTTATCAACTGAGTCAGGACAATGATTATATTCAAACAGAGGCGATTGCCAAAAATATTGCCTTTAACTATCAATCGGATTATGGAAACTTAGAAGTTACGATTAACCTTTCTAAACCGGAAAAAGATCCGAAAGCTATTGCAGCTGCTTTGATGGCTAAGGAGAGCTCCTACCCTCTTTGCCAGTTGTGTTTAGAAAACGAGGGATATGCGGGTACCTTAACGCATCCAGCTCGTTTTAACCATCGGATTGTTCGTTTTCCGATGTTAGGTGAAACGTGGGGATTCCAATATTCTCCTTATGCTTATTATGAGGAACATTGTATTTTCCTAGCCTCTAAGCACCGCCCGATGCAGATTGAGAAGAAAACCTTTGAAAATTTATTTGGGATTGTTGATCAGTTCCCACATTATTTTGTGGGATCGAATGCGGACTTGCCGATTGTCGGGGGCTCTATTTTGTCCCACGACCACTATCAAGGTGGTAGACATACTTTTGCAATGGAAAAAGCTGATATCCTTTTTAATTTTGAAGTTACGGGGTTTGAAACGGTTTCCTTTGGGATTGTAAATTGGCCGATGTCGGTCATCCGTATTCAAAGTGACGATAAGGAGGCTTTAACAGAGGCCGCCGTCCATATTTTAGAAAAATGGCGCGGTTATAGCGATGCGTCCGTGTCGATTGAGGCGTTTTCGGATGGGAAACCACATAATACGGTGACTCCTATTGCTCGCCGCCAAGGAGCAGCATTTGTTTGCGATATTGTTTTGCGTAATAATCGAACGACCGCAGAATATCCAGATGGTATTTTCCACCCGCATCAAGATGTTCAACATATTAAAAAGGAAAATATTGGTTTGATTGAAGTAATGGGTTTAGCTATTTTACCGCCTCGTTTGAAGGATGAATTAATCGAAGTCAAGAAGTATTTGGCAGGCCGACCTCATGAAATAGCTAGTATTCACCAACCGTGGGCCGATACAATTACTGTCACTGATGAGGATTACCAAGGAACTGTTGAAAAAGCAGTTGGACAAGTCTTCCAACGCGTTTTAGAAGATGCCGGGGTTTACAAAATGACCGAGCAAGGATTGAGTGCCTTTAAACGATTTGTGGATTCTTTGTAA
- the nagA gene encoding N-acetylglucosamine-6-phosphate deacetylase gives MKKFIYADLFYLPEGVQGPGYLEIKDGKFGAFTNEKPEGDIIDYTGKQIAPGLVDTHIHGFKGHDVMDNDVEGLNVIAEGILQGGVTSFLPTTLTASTQELNDVCQTIGEHAEQIKGAKIQGIFLEGPFFSETYKGAQNPKYMGDPAIDKLAKWQELAQGYVKKIALAPERDGAVEFIEYAKENDIYTAIAHTDATYDQCKEAVDHGANIFVHTFNGMRGLHHREPGVVGAAMSLKDAFSELICDGHHVHPVSAGIVMDAHGRDKTMFVTDCMRGGGLGEGDSMLGEFEVTIKDGAARLKSNGSLAGSVLELIDAVRNVVEWGIATPEEAIQMASIVPAKSVGIDDRCGQIKADYSADFIVLDDKLNLEATYLDGKVAYQAE, from the coding sequence TTGAAAAAATTTATTTATGCAGATCTTTTTTACCTACCAGAAGGGGTCCAAGGACCAGGTTATTTAGAAATTAAAGATGGAAAATTCGGAGCTTTTACCAATGAAAAACCAGAAGGCGATATCATCGATTACACCGGCAAACAAATTGCACCGGGGCTTGTTGATACGCATATCCACGGTTTTAAAGGGCACGATGTCATGGATAATGATGTTGAAGGCTTGAATGTTATCGCAGAAGGGATCTTGCAAGGGGGCGTTACCTCTTTCTTACCAACAACCTTAACAGCCTCAACGCAAGAATTGAATGATGTGTGCCAAACAATTGGTGAGCATGCGGAACAAATTAAAGGGGCTAAAATTCAAGGGATTTTCTTGGAAGGGCCGTTCTTCAGTGAGACCTACAAAGGTGCACAAAACCCTAAATATATGGGAGATCCAGCAATTGATAAGTTGGCTAAGTGGCAAGAACTAGCACAAGGGTATGTGAAGAAAATTGCTCTGGCACCAGAACGAGATGGTGCAGTAGAGTTTATTGAATATGCGAAAGAAAATGATATTTATACAGCTATTGCTCATACCGATGCAACTTACGATCAATGTAAGGAAGCGGTTGATCATGGCGCGAATATTTTTGTCCATACCTTTAACGGTATGCGTGGACTTCACCACCGCGAACCAGGAGTAGTAGGGGCAGCGATGAGTTTGAAAGACGCTTTTTCAGAACTTATTTGTGACGGTCACCACGTTCATCCTGTTTCTGCAGGAATTGTTATGGATGCGCATGGACGCGATAAAACCATGTTCGTAACTGATTGTATGCGTGGTGGTGGCTTAGGCGAAGGCGACTCCATGCTAGGAGAATTTGAAGTAACCATTAAAGATGGTGCAGCCCGTTTGAAATCAAACGGTAGTTTAGCAGGTAGTGTCTTGGAATTAATCGATGCCGTTCGTAATGTTGTAGAGTGGGGAATCGCTACGCCAGAAGAAGCCATTCAAATGGCAAGTATTGTTCCAGCTAAGAGTGTAGGGATTGACGATCGTTGTGGTCAAATTAAAGCGGACTATTCAGCTGATTTTATTGTTCTGGATGACAAGTTGAACCTAGAAGCGACTTATTTGGATGGAAAAGTAGCTTATCAAGCGGAATAG
- a CDS encoding galactokinase, whose product MNLDHLYQTFKDIFFLEATDTFFSPGRINLIGEHTDYNGGHVFPATITLGTYALVAKNGNQTLRLFSTNFPETGILVVDLDDLEYRKEDSWGNYVKGMAKYLKEAGYKLDVGLDILIEGNIPNASGLSSSASLELLAGIIFEKMAGLDIERLELVKLGKKVENDYFGLNSGIMDQFAIGMGEKDHALMLDTNTLEYEKIPVELGDRVIVIMNTKKRRELVDSKYNERLSECQQALKELQTELDIESLGELDEATFEAHTDLLSNETLVRRARHAVTENQRTLVAAEKLKAGELEAFGKLMNASHVSLRDDYEVSGVELDTLVEKAWQEDGVLGARMTGAGFGGCAIAIVDKDKTDDFIQSVGDHYQEVIGYPAEFYIAEIGNGARAL is encoded by the coding sequence ATTAATTTGGATCATTTATACCAAACATTTAAAGATATTTTTTTCCTAGAAGCAACGGATACCTTTTTCTCACCAGGACGGATTAACTTGATTGGGGAACATACAGATTATAATGGCGGACACGTTTTCCCGGCAACGATTACGTTAGGAACCTATGCTTTGGTCGCAAAAAACGGCAATCAGACCTTGCGTTTATTTTCAACTAACTTTCCAGAAACGGGAATTTTAGTAGTTGATTTGGATGACTTAGAATACCGTAAAGAAGATAGCTGGGGGAATTATGTCAAAGGAATGGCCAAGTATTTAAAAGAAGCAGGATATAAATTGGACGTGGGCTTAGATATTTTAATTGAGGGTAATATTCCTAATGCTTCTGGTCTTTCCTCTTCTGCTTCTTTGGAATTATTAGCCGGAATTATTTTTGAAAAAATGGCTGGTTTGGATATTGAACGGTTAGAACTCGTCAAATTGGGTAAAAAAGTAGAAAATGACTACTTCGGTTTAAACAGCGGGATCATGGACCAATTTGCAATTGGGATGGGCGAAAAGGATCATGCACTGATGTTAGATACGAATACGTTGGAATACGAAAAAATTCCCGTTGAATTAGGCGATCGGGTCATTGTCATTATGAATACAAAAAAACGGCGCGAACTGGTCGACTCAAAATACAATGAGCGCCTATCTGAGTGCCAACAAGCGTTGAAGGAGCTACAGACAGAGCTTGATATCGAATCGCTTGGCGAATTGGATGAGGCTACCTTTGAGGCTCATACAGACCTTCTTTCCAATGAGACCTTGGTGCGTCGTGCGCGTCATGCCGTTACAGAAAACCAGCGAACTTTGGTTGCGGCTGAGAAATTAAAGGCTGGGGAACTGGAAGCGTTTGGTAAATTGATGAATGCATCGCACGTTTCTTTGCGAGATGATTATGAAGTGAGTGGCGTGGAATTGGATACCTTAGTGGAAAAGGCTTGGCAAGAAGATGGCGTCCTTGGTGCACGCATGACAGGTGCTGGCTTTGGGGGATGTGCTATTGCTATTGTGGATAAAGATAAAACCGATGATTTTATTCAATCAGTTGGTGATCACTATCAGGAAGTTATCGGCTATCCAGCTGAATTTTATATTGCAGAAATTGGAAACGGAGCACGTGCTCTATGA
- a CDS encoding SDR family NAD(P)-dependent oxidoreductase: MKGKTAIITGGGSGFGQETAIKLAQQGVNICVVDISDENGLKTVELCEKEGAQAIFVKADVSNLDQVKNYVAKTIEAFGKIDLFFNNAGISGSGVRTLECSEDEFEAIVNVNLKGAFYGLKYVVNEMLKTGGGSVVNTASLGGVVGMPTLGVYSATKHAIVGLTKTIAGEYGRDNIRINAIAPGTNETPMVKAFPADAIAAMADAVPMGRLGQPHEVADVVVFLLSEQASYIHGAVISIDGGSAAL, from the coding sequence ATGAAGGGTAAAACAGCGATTATTACTGGTGGCGGAAGTGGCTTTGGACAAGAAACAGCCATTAAACTTGCCCAGCAAGGTGTCAATATTTGTGTTGTTGATATTTCAGACGAAAATGGTCTTAAAACTGTTGAGCTTTGCGAAAAAGAAGGTGCACAAGCAATTTTTGTAAAAGCAGACGTCAGCAACCTGGACCAAGTGAAAAATTACGTAGCCAAAACAATCGAGGCCTTTGGAAAAATCGATTTATTTTTCAATAATGCCGGTATTTCAGGTTCAGGTGTGCGCACGTTAGAATGTTCTGAAGACGAATTTGAAGCGATTGTAAATGTTAACTTGAAAGGGGCATTTTACGGCCTCAAGTATGTGGTCAATGAAATGCTCAAAACAGGTGGAGGTTCCGTTGTGAATACAGCCTCATTAGGTGGCGTTGTGGGAATGCCAACATTAGGTGTTTATTCAGCAACGAAACACGCGATTGTGGGCTTAACAAAAACGATTGCCGGCGAATACGGAAGAGATAATATCCGAATCAATGCGATTGCGCCGGGAACCAATGAAACACCAATGGTCAAAGCATTTCCAGCTGATGCAATTGCAGCTATGGCTGATGCGGTTCCTATGGGCCGACTCGGACAGCCGCATGAAGTTGCGGACGTTGTTGTTTTCTTACTAAGTGAACAAGCGTCTTATATTCATGGTGCCGTTATATCCATTGATGGCGGATCAGCAGCACTATAG
- a CDS encoding RidA family protein — protein sequence MVRKVYNAEGVAASGPYSHAVDAGEFVYFSGQTAMNTIDGPDLTGNIAAQTEQCFNNLFKVMAEADVTSEDVVKVNVYLTTMKNFDAMNEVYKTLFQAPYPARTCVAVLELPLGAEVEIEIVAKK from the coding sequence ATGGTAAGAAAAGTCTATAACGCAGAAGGTGTCGCAGCATCAGGTCCTTACTCTCACGCTGTGGATGCAGGGGAATTTGTTTATTTTTCAGGACAAACCGCTATGAACACCATTGACGGTCCCGATTTGACCGGTAATATCGCTGCTCAAACGGAACAATGTTTTAATAATTTATTTAAGGTGATGGCAGAAGCGGATGTCACTTCGGAAGATGTGGTTAAAGTAAATGTTTATTTAACAACTATGAAGAACTTTGATGCAATGAATGAAGTTTATAAAACACTCTTTCAAGCACCTTATCCGGCACGCACCTGTGTAGCAGTTTTAGAGTTGCCACTAGGCGCTGAAGTTGAAATTGAAATTGTCGCTAAGAAGTGA
- a CDS encoding Cof-type HAD-IIB family hydrolase — protein MNIEAIVLDIDGTLLTSKKVISEKTKTALLAAQEQGIKIILASGRPTRGMWHLAEELQLDKHNGYLVSFNGARVTDCQTKEVLFNQTLSTETSQAILEHVKTFDVIPMIYGDTHMYVEDVYANEINYPAGNTTNIIEYEARMCRFQLAEAADLAAFVDRPQNKILMAGDPEYLQTVYKDIHQPFAATTTGAFSTPFYYELTDKNINKAFALNTVLQAQDIHPQQIISFGDAQNDRSIIEYAGTGVAMGNAMQEILDVADAVTLSNDEDGIAVFLEKVL, from the coding sequence ATGAATATAGAAGCAATTGTACTCGATATTGATGGCACACTGTTGACATCAAAAAAAGTGATTAGTGAAAAAACAAAGACGGCACTCTTAGCGGCCCAAGAACAAGGAATCAAAATCATTCTAGCTTCTGGTCGTCCAACTCGAGGGATGTGGCACCTCGCTGAAGAATTACAGCTCGATAAACATAATGGTTACTTAGTTTCCTTCAATGGTGCGCGGGTAACCGATTGTCAAACAAAGGAAGTTTTATTCAACCAAACACTTTCAACTGAAACCAGTCAAGCAATTTTAGAACACGTTAAAACATTTGATGTCATCCCTATGATTTACGGCGATACACATATGTATGTAGAAGATGTATACGCCAATGAAATAAACTATCCAGCAGGTAACACCACTAATATTATCGAATATGAAGCGCGTATGTGTCGCTTTCAATTAGCTGAGGCAGCTGATTTAGCAGCATTTGTCGACCGCCCTCAAAATAAAATTTTAATGGCGGGTGACCCAGAATATTTACAAACGGTTTATAAAGATATTCACCAACCGTTTGCGGCGACAACAACAGGTGCTTTTTCAACACCATTTTATTATGAGTTGACCGACAAAAATATTAATAAGGCCTTTGCCTTAAATACCGTTTTACAAGCACAAGATATACACCCTCAACAAATTATTTCATTTGGTGATGCGCAAAACGATCGCTCCATTATTGAATACGCCGGCACCGGTGTGGCCATGGGGAACGCCATGCAGGAAATTTTGGACGTTGCCGACGCAGTCACACTATCGAATGATGAAGATGGGATTGCTGTCTTTTTAGAAAAGGTTCTATAA